In one window of Notolabrus celidotus isolate fNotCel1 chromosome 17, fNotCel1.pri, whole genome shotgun sequence DNA:
- the LOC117829264 gene encoding SWI/SNF-related matrix-associated actin-dependent regulator of chromatin subfamily D member 3 isoform X2 has translation MATEETAGGARKATKSKLFEFLVHGVRPGMPSGARMPHQGAPMGPPGPPYGGSPAVRPGLPTPVMEPSRKRPAPQQVQQQQQQQQQQQQQQSVQNRARKKPVGFPGANEMPARQMDMREPQSDPTLGSNAKRRKMADKILPQRIRELVPESQAYMDLLAFERKLDQTIMRKRVDIQEALKRPMKQKRKLRLYISNTFNPARPDADDSDGSIASWELRVEGKLLDDPGKQKKKFSSFFKSLVIELDKDLYGPDNHLVEWHRTGTTQETDGFQVKRPGDVSVRCTLLLMLDYQPPQFKLDPRLARLLGIHTQTRSCIIQALWQYVKTNKLQDSHDKEYINCDKYFQQIFDCPRLKFSEIPQRLTNLLLPPDPIVINHVISVDPNDQKKTACYDIDVEVEDPLKSQMSSFLLSTANQQEIASLDNKIHETIESINQLKIQRDFMLSFSRDPKGYIQDWLKSQSRDLKLMTDVVGNPEEERRAAFYHQPWSQEAVSRYFYCKIQQRRQELEQALAVRNT, from the exons CGCCCTGGTATGCCGTCTGGAGCGAGGATGCCCCACCAGGGAGCTCCCATGGGCCCCCCCGGCCCCCCATATGGAGGCAGCCCTGCGGTGCGACCTGGCCTGCCCACCCCGGTGATGGAGCCCAGCCGCAAGAGACCAGCCCCACAGcaggtccagcagcagcagcagcagcaacagcagcagcagcaacagcagtcTGTCCAGAACCGGGCCAGAAA GAAGCCTGTCGGATTCCCAGGAGCCAATGAGATGCCGGCGAGGCAGATGGACATGAGAGAGCCCCAATCAGATCCCACGCTCGGATCCAA tGCTAAGAGAAGGAAAATGGCAGACAAGATTCTTCCGCAAAGG ATCCGTGAGCTAGTCCCTGAGTCTCAGGCCTATATGGATCTGCTGGCGTTTGAGCGCAAACTGGACCAGACCATCATGCGCAAACGTGTGGACATCCAGGAAGCACTGAAGAGACCGATGAAG CAAAAGCGTAAACTGAGGCTTTACATATCCAACACCTTCAACCCTGCCAGACCCGACGCTGATGACTCAGATGGCAGCATTGCATCATGGGAACTGCGAGTGGAGGGAAAGCTGCTGGATGAC CCGgggaagcagaagaagaagttctCATCGTTTTTTAAGAGTCTGGTGATCGAGCTGGACAAAGATCTCTACGGCCCAGACAACCACCTGGTTGAG TGGCACCGCACGGGCACCACCCAGGAGACAGACGGCTTCCAGGTGAAAAGGCCGGGGGATGTTAGCGTGCGTTGCactctgctgctgatgctggactaccag CCCCCCCAGTTTAAGCTGGACCCTCGCCTGGCTCGCCTGCTCGGGATTCACACACAGACTCGGTCTTGCATCATCCAAGCCCTCTGGCAGTACGTCAAGACCAACAAGCTGCAGGACTCCCATGACAAGGAGTACATAAACTGTGACAAGTACTTCCAACAG ATCTTTGACTGTCCACGGCTGAAGTTTTCTGAGATCCCTCAACGCCTCACCAACCTTCTTTTACCCCCCGACCCCATTGTCATCAACCACGTCATCAG tgtgGATCCGAACGACCAGAAGAAGACGGCGTGCTACGACATCGACGTAGAGGTGGAGGACCCCCTGAAGAGCCAGATGAGCAGCTTCCTCCTCTCCACCGCCAACCAGCAGGAAATCGCCTCGCTCGACAACAAG ATCCATGAGACCATCGAGTCCATCAACCAGCTGAAGATCCAGAGGGACTTCATGCTCAGTTTCTCCAGAGATCCCAAAGGCTACATTCAGGACTGGCTCAAATCCCAGAGCCGAGACCTTAAG TTAATGACGGACGTAGTGGGGAAccctgaagaggagaggagggccgCGTTTTACCACCAGCCCTGGTCCCAGGAGGCCGTCAGCCGCTATTTCTACTGCAAG ATCCAGCAGAGGAGGCAAGAGCTGGAACAGGCCTTAGCTGTCCGCAACACCTAA
- the LOC117829264 gene encoding SWI/SNF-related matrix-associated actin-dependent regulator of chromatin subfamily D member 3 isoform X1, with translation MATEETAGGARKATKSKLFEFLVHGVRPGMPSGARMPHQGAPMGPPGPPYGGSPAVRPGLPTPVMEPSRKRPAPQQVQQQQQQQQQQQQQQSVQNRARKKPVGFPGANEMPARQMDMREPQSDPTLGSNAKRRKMADKILPQRIRELVPESQAYMDLLAFERKLDQTIMRKRVDIQEALKRPMKQQKRKLRLYISNTFNPARPDADDSDGSIASWELRVEGKLLDDPGKQKKKFSSFFKSLVIELDKDLYGPDNHLVEWHRTGTTQETDGFQVKRPGDVSVRCTLLLMLDYQPPQFKLDPRLARLLGIHTQTRSCIIQALWQYVKTNKLQDSHDKEYINCDKYFQQIFDCPRLKFSEIPQRLTNLLLPPDPIVINHVISVDPNDQKKTACYDIDVEVEDPLKSQMSSFLLSTANQQEIASLDNKIHETIESINQLKIQRDFMLSFSRDPKGYIQDWLKSQSRDLKLMTDVVGNPEEERRAAFYHQPWSQEAVSRYFYCKIQQRRQELEQALAVRNT, from the exons CGCCCTGGTATGCCGTCTGGAGCGAGGATGCCCCACCAGGGAGCTCCCATGGGCCCCCCCGGCCCCCCATATGGAGGCAGCCCTGCGGTGCGACCTGGCCTGCCCACCCCGGTGATGGAGCCCAGCCGCAAGAGACCAGCCCCACAGcaggtccagcagcagcagcagcagcaacagcagcagcagcaacagcagtcTGTCCAGAACCGGGCCAGAAA GAAGCCTGTCGGATTCCCAGGAGCCAATGAGATGCCGGCGAGGCAGATGGACATGAGAGAGCCCCAATCAGATCCCACGCTCGGATCCAA tGCTAAGAGAAGGAAAATGGCAGACAAGATTCTTCCGCAAAGG ATCCGTGAGCTAGTCCCTGAGTCTCAGGCCTATATGGATCTGCTGGCGTTTGAGCGCAAACTGGACCAGACCATCATGCGCAAACGTGTGGACATCCAGGAAGCACTGAAGAGACCGATGAAG CAGCAAAAGCGTAAACTGAGGCTTTACATATCCAACACCTTCAACCCTGCCAGACCCGACGCTGATGACTCAGATGGCAGCATTGCATCATGGGAACTGCGAGTGGAGGGAAAGCTGCTGGATGAC CCGgggaagcagaagaagaagttctCATCGTTTTTTAAGAGTCTGGTGATCGAGCTGGACAAAGATCTCTACGGCCCAGACAACCACCTGGTTGAG TGGCACCGCACGGGCACCACCCAGGAGACAGACGGCTTCCAGGTGAAAAGGCCGGGGGATGTTAGCGTGCGTTGCactctgctgctgatgctggactaccag CCCCCCCAGTTTAAGCTGGACCCTCGCCTGGCTCGCCTGCTCGGGATTCACACACAGACTCGGTCTTGCATCATCCAAGCCCTCTGGCAGTACGTCAAGACCAACAAGCTGCAGGACTCCCATGACAAGGAGTACATAAACTGTGACAAGTACTTCCAACAG ATCTTTGACTGTCCACGGCTGAAGTTTTCTGAGATCCCTCAACGCCTCACCAACCTTCTTTTACCCCCCGACCCCATTGTCATCAACCACGTCATCAG tgtgGATCCGAACGACCAGAAGAAGACGGCGTGCTACGACATCGACGTAGAGGTGGAGGACCCCCTGAAGAGCCAGATGAGCAGCTTCCTCCTCTCCACCGCCAACCAGCAGGAAATCGCCTCGCTCGACAACAAG ATCCATGAGACCATCGAGTCCATCAACCAGCTGAAGATCCAGAGGGACTTCATGCTCAGTTTCTCCAGAGATCCCAAAGGCTACATTCAGGACTGGCTCAAATCCCAGAGCCGAGACCTTAAG TTAATGACGGACGTAGTGGGGAAccctgaagaggagaggagggccgCGTTTTACCACCAGCCCTGGTCCCAGGAGGCCGTCAGCCGCTATTTCTACTGCAAG ATCCAGCAGAGGAGGCAAGAGCTGGAACAGGCCTTAGCTGTCCGCAACACCTAA
- the LOC117829264 gene encoding SWI/SNF-related matrix-associated actin-dependent regulator of chromatin subfamily D member 3 isoform X3, whose translation MATEETAGGARKATKSKLFEFLVHGVRPGMPSGARMPHQGAPMGPPGPPYGGSPAVRPGLPTPVMEPSRKRPAPQQVQQQQQQQQQQQQQQSVQNRARNAKRRKMADKILPQRIRELVPESQAYMDLLAFERKLDQTIMRKRVDIQEALKRPMKQQKRKLRLYISNTFNPARPDADDSDGSIASWELRVEGKLLDDPGKQKKKFSSFFKSLVIELDKDLYGPDNHLVEWHRTGTTQETDGFQVKRPGDVSVRCTLLLMLDYQPPQFKLDPRLARLLGIHTQTRSCIIQALWQYVKTNKLQDSHDKEYINCDKYFQQIFDCPRLKFSEIPQRLTNLLLPPDPIVINHVISVDPNDQKKTACYDIDVEVEDPLKSQMSSFLLSTANQQEIASLDNKIHETIESINQLKIQRDFMLSFSRDPKGYIQDWLKSQSRDLKLMTDVVGNPEEERRAAFYHQPWSQEAVSRYFYCKIQQRRQELEQALAVRNT comes from the exons CGCCCTGGTATGCCGTCTGGAGCGAGGATGCCCCACCAGGGAGCTCCCATGGGCCCCCCCGGCCCCCCATATGGAGGCAGCCCTGCGGTGCGACCTGGCCTGCCCACCCCGGTGATGGAGCCCAGCCGCAAGAGACCAGCCCCACAGcaggtccagcagcagcagcagcagcaacagcagcagcagcaacagcagtcTGTCCAGAACCGGGCCAGAAA tGCTAAGAGAAGGAAAATGGCAGACAAGATTCTTCCGCAAAGG ATCCGTGAGCTAGTCCCTGAGTCTCAGGCCTATATGGATCTGCTGGCGTTTGAGCGCAAACTGGACCAGACCATCATGCGCAAACGTGTGGACATCCAGGAAGCACTGAAGAGACCGATGAAG CAGCAAAAGCGTAAACTGAGGCTTTACATATCCAACACCTTCAACCCTGCCAGACCCGACGCTGATGACTCAGATGGCAGCATTGCATCATGGGAACTGCGAGTGGAGGGAAAGCTGCTGGATGAC CCGgggaagcagaagaagaagttctCATCGTTTTTTAAGAGTCTGGTGATCGAGCTGGACAAAGATCTCTACGGCCCAGACAACCACCTGGTTGAG TGGCACCGCACGGGCACCACCCAGGAGACAGACGGCTTCCAGGTGAAAAGGCCGGGGGATGTTAGCGTGCGTTGCactctgctgctgatgctggactaccag CCCCCCCAGTTTAAGCTGGACCCTCGCCTGGCTCGCCTGCTCGGGATTCACACACAGACTCGGTCTTGCATCATCCAAGCCCTCTGGCAGTACGTCAAGACCAACAAGCTGCAGGACTCCCATGACAAGGAGTACATAAACTGTGACAAGTACTTCCAACAG ATCTTTGACTGTCCACGGCTGAAGTTTTCTGAGATCCCTCAACGCCTCACCAACCTTCTTTTACCCCCCGACCCCATTGTCATCAACCACGTCATCAG tgtgGATCCGAACGACCAGAAGAAGACGGCGTGCTACGACATCGACGTAGAGGTGGAGGACCCCCTGAAGAGCCAGATGAGCAGCTTCCTCCTCTCCACCGCCAACCAGCAGGAAATCGCCTCGCTCGACAACAAG ATCCATGAGACCATCGAGTCCATCAACCAGCTGAAGATCCAGAGGGACTTCATGCTCAGTTTCTCCAGAGATCCCAAAGGCTACATTCAGGACTGGCTCAAATCCCAGAGCCGAGACCTTAAG TTAATGACGGACGTAGTGGGGAAccctgaagaggagaggagggccgCGTTTTACCACCAGCCCTGGTCCCAGGAGGCCGTCAGCCGCTATTTCTACTGCAAG ATCCAGCAGAGGAGGCAAGAGCTGGAACAGGCCTTAGCTGTCCGCAACACCTAA
- the LOC117829264 gene encoding SWI/SNF-related matrix-associated actin-dependent regulator of chromatin subfamily D member 3 isoform X4 — MATEETAGGARKATKSKLFEFLVHGVRPGMPSGARMPHQGAPMGPPGPPYGGSPAVRPGLPTPVMEPSRKRPAPQQVQQQQQQQQQQQQQQSVQNRARNAKRRKMADKILPQRIRELVPESQAYMDLLAFERKLDQTIMRKRVDIQEALKRPMKQKRKLRLYISNTFNPARPDADDSDGSIASWELRVEGKLLDDPGKQKKKFSSFFKSLVIELDKDLYGPDNHLVEWHRTGTTQETDGFQVKRPGDVSVRCTLLLMLDYQPPQFKLDPRLARLLGIHTQTRSCIIQALWQYVKTNKLQDSHDKEYINCDKYFQQIFDCPRLKFSEIPQRLTNLLLPPDPIVINHVISVDPNDQKKTACYDIDVEVEDPLKSQMSSFLLSTANQQEIASLDNKIHETIESINQLKIQRDFMLSFSRDPKGYIQDWLKSQSRDLKLMTDVVGNPEEERRAAFYHQPWSQEAVSRYFYCKIQQRRQELEQALAVRNT, encoded by the exons CGCCCTGGTATGCCGTCTGGAGCGAGGATGCCCCACCAGGGAGCTCCCATGGGCCCCCCCGGCCCCCCATATGGAGGCAGCCCTGCGGTGCGACCTGGCCTGCCCACCCCGGTGATGGAGCCCAGCCGCAAGAGACCAGCCCCACAGcaggtccagcagcagcagcagcagcaacagcagcagcagcaacagcagtcTGTCCAGAACCGGGCCAGAAA tGCTAAGAGAAGGAAAATGGCAGACAAGATTCTTCCGCAAAGG ATCCGTGAGCTAGTCCCTGAGTCTCAGGCCTATATGGATCTGCTGGCGTTTGAGCGCAAACTGGACCAGACCATCATGCGCAAACGTGTGGACATCCAGGAAGCACTGAAGAGACCGATGAAG CAAAAGCGTAAACTGAGGCTTTACATATCCAACACCTTCAACCCTGCCAGACCCGACGCTGATGACTCAGATGGCAGCATTGCATCATGGGAACTGCGAGTGGAGGGAAAGCTGCTGGATGAC CCGgggaagcagaagaagaagttctCATCGTTTTTTAAGAGTCTGGTGATCGAGCTGGACAAAGATCTCTACGGCCCAGACAACCACCTGGTTGAG TGGCACCGCACGGGCACCACCCAGGAGACAGACGGCTTCCAGGTGAAAAGGCCGGGGGATGTTAGCGTGCGTTGCactctgctgctgatgctggactaccag CCCCCCCAGTTTAAGCTGGACCCTCGCCTGGCTCGCCTGCTCGGGATTCACACACAGACTCGGTCTTGCATCATCCAAGCCCTCTGGCAGTACGTCAAGACCAACAAGCTGCAGGACTCCCATGACAAGGAGTACATAAACTGTGACAAGTACTTCCAACAG ATCTTTGACTGTCCACGGCTGAAGTTTTCTGAGATCCCTCAACGCCTCACCAACCTTCTTTTACCCCCCGACCCCATTGTCATCAACCACGTCATCAG tgtgGATCCGAACGACCAGAAGAAGACGGCGTGCTACGACATCGACGTAGAGGTGGAGGACCCCCTGAAGAGCCAGATGAGCAGCTTCCTCCTCTCCACCGCCAACCAGCAGGAAATCGCCTCGCTCGACAACAAG ATCCATGAGACCATCGAGTCCATCAACCAGCTGAAGATCCAGAGGGACTTCATGCTCAGTTTCTCCAGAGATCCCAAAGGCTACATTCAGGACTGGCTCAAATCCCAGAGCCGAGACCTTAAG TTAATGACGGACGTAGTGGGGAAccctgaagaggagaggagggccgCGTTTTACCACCAGCCCTGGTCCCAGGAGGCCGTCAGCCGCTATTTCTACTGCAAG ATCCAGCAGAGGAGGCAAGAGCTGGAACAGGCCTTAGCTGTCCGCAACACCTAA